GGGTCGATGCGGCCCTCGGGGAACTCGACGACCGGATCGGACTTTCCCGTCTCCGCGTCGTCCACCTCAACGACTGCAAGGGCGCTCTCGGGAGCGGGCTTGACCGGCACGAGCATATCGGGCTCGGGTTCATCGGGGAGGAGGGGTTCCGGCATATTCTCCGCCACCCGGTCGTCCGGAGCCTCCCCCTGATCTGCGAGACGCCGGTGGACGAGCGGCGGGACGATACCGGAAATATCGCGAAGGTCCGTGAACTTGCGGGAACGTGAGCGCCCGGGGGCGTCACCTCCGGCAGGGCCGTGCTGCCGGTTATGCTGCGACACCGCCTGATTGGGTTAATATCTTACAATTTTTATAATAGTTGGAAACACTCTCTCAGGTAACCTCCCTTCATGGCAAGATATTTATATTAATACTTCTATCCTGCAACTCACGAACCCTTTATCCTGTGGAATCCCGGTGATTCCCCGGCATTCTGCAGGATTTCCGTTTGCACGCCGCCGGGGAAGGAGTGCTTCTCCAGAGGGCCTGCAGATACCATCGCATGGGACGAAGGGGGCGTTCTCATCGTGGTGATCAGAGAATGGCTGAACATAAAGCGTTGATGCTGGTCTGTACCGTCATCATCATCGGACTGCTGACGCCGCCGGTCCTGGCGGTTCAGAAGGCTCCGGGGGATACGGTACTCTTTTGTACCGCCGGCGGGTCGCAGGAGCACCCCGACATCGACGGGTACATGGTCGTCTGGGAGGACGGCCGGGACGGGAATAAGGACATTTATTCGGCGAGCAGTCCCGGATCTGGTGAACGGATAACAGGCGATCCCGCCTCGCAGACGAGGCCGTCCGTCTCGGGGGACTACATTGTCTGGGAGGATAACCGGAACATGAGCCCGGACATCTACCTCTCCGGGCGCTCGACCGACACGATGGCAATCGCCGACGACCCGGCGGACCAGTGGATGCCCGTCGTTCATGGGGGGTATGTCGTCTGGTACGATACCCGGGAAGGGAGTGCGGATATCTGCCTCTATAACATCGAGACCGGGAATGAAACACTCCTCTCCTGCTCGCCGGTAACACAGTGGAAGCCTGCGCTCTCGGACGACTACGTCGTCTGGGAGGAGAGCACCGGGGGTGGAGATATCTGGGCATATGAGATCGCAACCGGTAACAAGCGGGAGATCACCCAAAATGGTGCACGACAGACATACCCGGCGATATCGGGGAGCCGGATCGTCTGGGAGGACTACCGGAACGGATATCCTCAAAACCCTGACATCTATATGATCGATCTTGATGATCCGTCCGCCGGGGAACTGCGGATCACCTATGACAGTTCCGAGCAGGTCTCCCCGGCGATCGATGGGGATCTTATCGCCTGGGAGGACAAGCGGGACGAGGCGTGGAACATCTATATCTGCGACCTCTCCCTGGGGATCGAGGTGCAGATGCCCGTCAGTCCTTCCGGCCAGGAGCAACTCTATCCTGCCGTCAGCGGCAACCGGGTTGTGTGGCAGAGCGGTCGCGGAGGGAGCGCAGACATCTACGCCTTCACCTACACCGGCATCGCTCCGCCGGATACAGCGTTCTCGGCGAACGTAACCGATGGGCCTGCACCGCTCACCGTCGGGTTCACCGACCTGTCGACCGGCGACCCGGGATCGTGGGAGTGGGATTTCGGTGACGGGGGCACTTCCTCCGAACAAAACCCGGTGTACACCTACGAGAGCCCCGGCGTCTACGACATCACCCTGACTGCAGGGAACGTCGCCGGAAGCAGCGCTGCAACGGAGACCGGGTACATATCCGTCCAGCCCGTTTCCCCGACCCCGACTCCGACGGTGAACGTCACCCCGACGCCGACGGTGAACGTCACTCCAACGCCGACAGTCAACGTCACCCCGACCCCGACGGTGAACGTGACCCCGACTCCGACGGTGAACGTGACCCCGACTCCGACGGTGAACGTGACCCCGACTCCGACGGTGAACGTGACCCCGACTCCGACGGTGAACGTCACTCCAACGCCGACAGTCAACGTCACTCCAACGCCGACACAGAAGCCGACGAGCGGTGGTGGCGGCGGAGGGGGAGGTGGAGGCGGCGGCGGTGGCGGCGGCTTTGCCTGGGTTGGCCCGACCCCGACAACCTCCGCGACCCCGACGCCGACCGCCACACCTGAAATGGTTGAGCCCGGCCGGCTGCACCTCGGAGAGACCGGCCTCGTTGAAGAGTCCGTCAGGATCAGTTCGTCCGACGGCATTGCGAGCCTCGCCATTGCGAAGGGAGTCCGGGCGGTCGATGCCGCCGGTGAGCCGCTTCGCGCGGTGACCCTTGCGTCCCTTGATGCGGCCGACGTACCCCCGGTGCCCGGCGTGGGCGCGTACGCGTTTACCGGGTATGCATGGATCGCCGGGCCGGAAGGGGCCGCCTTCTCACCGCCGTTGACCCTCTCGTTCAACTTCACGGAGGAGCAGTGGGACGCCGTCTACAACGATAGCGGGCAGAACAGGCTCGTGGTGCAATGGTACGACCGGTCTGCAGACGCCTGGGAAGAGGTCCCCACCGCCGTTCACCCGGAGTCCCGGAGCGTCACAGCCGAAGTCTTGCACTTCAGCCCGTATGCGCTCTTTTTCGAAGTGCCCGACGACGGCGCGGCGCGGGTGGTCGCGGGCGGCACCGACTCCCAGCCTGAGACCGGGCCGGATCCCTGGTATGCGCACCTCATCCCCGGCCTGCTTGCCCTCATCGTCGTGGGTGCGGGGGCGCTTCTCTACTTCCGGAAGGAAAACCCCTGAAACATCATTTTTCAGAGCGAAAATGGAGTGAAGGAAAGATTGAGGGTTACCCTCGCCGTTTCCTTCCCGCGAGCAGGAGGAGGAGTGCAGCCCCGGCACCGATCGCACCGAATCCCGGTGCTGCCTGTGTGGGGTTTGCCGTCTCCTCAAGGTTGGCCAGCCATGCGGCGCTGGTATTGGGTGAGAGGAACCGGATGCCCGCAAGGATGTAGCCGCCGGGAGCGCTCTCGGCCGCGTAGACCGCGGCGGCAGGGAACGTCGTGCTCCACTTAATCGTCCCGTCCGCGTCGGTCCCGAGGGCGAAGCCCTCCCCCTTCCCGAGATCCGTGCCTGCGATCAGGTACCCTCCGGCAGGTTGCAGGGCGACGGCGTATCCGGTCATGCCCTCCATATTCTTGAGCCAGACCTCATCTCCTTCTGCATCGACGAGGCCGTACCAGTAGTT
The genomic region above belongs to Methanoculleus oceani and contains:
- a CDS encoding PKD domain-containing protein; translation: MAEHKALMLVCTVIIIGLLTPPVLAVQKAPGDTVLFCTAGGSQEHPDIDGYMVVWEDGRDGNKDIYSASSPGSGERITGDPASQTRPSVSGDYIVWEDNRNMSPDIYLSGRSTDTMAIADDPADQWMPVVHGGYVVWYDTREGSADICLYNIETGNETLLSCSPVTQWKPALSDDYVVWEESTGGGDIWAYEIATGNKREITQNGARQTYPAISGSRIVWEDYRNGYPQNPDIYMIDLDDPSAGELRITYDSSEQVSPAIDGDLIAWEDKRDEAWNIYICDLSLGIEVQMPVSPSGQEQLYPAVSGNRVVWQSGRGGSADIYAFTYTGIAPPDTAFSANVTDGPAPLTVGFTDLSTGDPGSWEWDFGDGGTSSEQNPVYTYESPGVYDITLTAGNVAGSSAATETGYISVQPVSPTPTPTVNVTPTPTVNVTPTPTVNVTPTPTVNVTPTPTVNVTPTPTVNVTPTPTVNVTPTPTVNVTPTPTVNVTPTPTQKPTSGGGGGGGGGGGGGGGGFAWVGPTPTTSATPTPTATPEMVEPGRLHLGETGLVEESVRISSSDGIASLAIAKGVRAVDAAGEPLRAVTLASLDAADVPPVPGVGAYAFTGYAWIAGPEGAAFSPPLTLSFNFTEEQWDAVYNDSGQNRLVVQWYDRSADAWEEVPTAVHPESRSVTAEVLHFSPYALFFEVPDDGAARVVAGGTDSQPETGPDPWYAHLIPGLLALIVVGAGALLYFRKENP